In one Phalacrocorax carbo chromosome 16, bPhaCar2.1, whole genome shotgun sequence genomic region, the following are encoded:
- the CASKIN2 gene encoding caskin-2 isoform X3 — protein MGQALFCALGELLGSAKRLNVNYQDADGFSALHHAALGGSLDLILLLLEAQATVDIKDSNGMRPLHYAAWQGRVEPVRVLLRASASVNMASLDGQIPLHLSAQYGHYEVSEMLLQHQSNPCLINKAKKTPLDLACEFGRLKVAQLLLNSHLCVALLEGQSKDATDPNYTTPLHLAAKNGHKEIIRQLLKAGIEINKQTKTGTALHEAALYGKTEVVRLLLEGGVDVNIRNTYNQTALDIVNQFTTSHASKDIKQLLREASGILKVRALKDFWNLHDPTALNVRAGDVITVLEQHPDGRWKGHIHDAQKGTDRVGYFPPSIAEVISKRTGMVVPRMMPTHQRQGSPGALLVPPGGPQHLPDECPHQAAPSVPAAYGHLTLTRSAPGPDSSAGDRNSVGSEGSIGSIRSAGSGQSTEGTNGQSTSILIENARPLPSTGDDLQQHLSGSEPHNGQLTSAPGPQGHQTPGSCPPGDRVFSHQFLRPEQLLEGKDAEAIYNWLSEFQLESYTANFLNAGYDVPTISRMTPEDLTAIGVTKPGHRKKISTEIGQLSIAEWLPNYVPADLMDWLSAIGLPQYHKKLVNNGYDSITIVTDLTWEDLQEIGINKLGHQKKIMLAVKKLRDLRKSLNQAESTLARRKVPGALDIVTIESLENGECQSPHTPKMMTFQDSELSYELQTAMSNSCHETLGIKSSQGMSRSQESIGVRSRGSGHSQDNVLSRHLSSPSQESLGSGESSSSSGQSCAPPRSKESPASLPGRPSPEPYGKLVSPEGLISYANGGGGSPLKERNLPEGTDQYARPVAQKGAGTPAVTPCTPPQTPSKATAPYVFMYPHVSLKSPTAPSLLGAEQPKALAHPYPSISSGQKSSLQTSAQKAFSYLHSQCGPTEPPAMAPTAGGAPGAWQAGEQHNGGEGFKYKKRSHSLNRYALSDGEHEEEEGAPTSTLGSYATLTRRPGRSQMPRACLQTDAKVTRSQSFAIRAKRKGPPPPPPKRLSSVSSALAAEADGEQPPGPERQPAAPQDEADAGASPGDASRGRTVKSLAAALEGTPGASPPKPLLAPKPLHVAQDGLPGAGLDSESYNGGDTSSATLSDAGSKPRRRTFSEPCAPMTEVAAQGGREDACSDTEEEAKPGVSSSSSQNSSSECIPFAEEGNLTIKQRPKPTGHPKADMAVLDAEPSSQPAEPPCSDGKEPVAPAPTKEPPVLEFNLTESDTVKRRPRFREREPLQAVLKAFSMAGQAEAGASPAPQYAQAQAVSIAGPAVSAPAPRAGLAGDAFDDDSVEFRIAEIEKSILSLEKGMKKAPSPTTAPSPTELLGTTVVRTPAPDVPAKHTSVASTKLVFSGPKTIYQQVLQPSRHTVAPWAAAETVPDVIGSLAGPSSLTLEAGSKVSSKPSAAAPGAALAQQRLEQTNSTLAAALQAAEKKITAEEAESHPGAVHSAKNILEDISNMFDDLADQLDAMLD, from the exons ATGGGCCAGGCGCTGTTCTGCGCGCTGGGAG agctcctgggGTCTGCCAAGCGCCTGAACGTGAACTACCAGGATGCGGACGG GTTCTCGGCACTGCACCACGCGGCTCTGGGCGGCAGCCTGGACCtcatcttgctgctgctggaggcacaGGCCACTGTCGACATCAAGGACAGCAATG GGATGCGCCCCCTGCACTACGCGGCCTGGCAGGGGCGCGTGGAGCCAGTGCGGGTGCTGCTGCGTGCCTCTGCCTCCGTCAACATGGCCTCGCTGGATGGGCAGATCCCGCTGCACCTCTCCGCACAGTACGGCCACTACGAGGTG TCGGAGATGCTGCTCCAGCACCAGTCCAACCCCTGCCTCATCAACAAGGCGAAGAAAACCCCCCTGGACCTGGCCTGCGAGTTCGGGCGGCTGAAG gtggctcagctgctgctcaACAGCCACCTGTGCGTTGCCCTGCTGGAGGGACAGTCCAAGGATGCCACCGACCCCAACTACACCACCCCGCTGCACCTGGCAGCCAAGAATGGGCACAAGGAGATCATCAG gcagctgctgaaggCGGGGATCGAGATCAACAAGCAGACGAAGACGGGCACGGCCCTGCACGAGGCTGCGCTCTACGGCAAAACAGAGGTGGTGCGGTTGCTGCTGGAG GGCGGCGTTGACGTGAACATCAGGAACACCTACAACCAGACGGCACTGGATATCGTGAACCAGTTCACCACCTCGCACGCCAGCAAGGACATCAAGCAGCTGCTGAGAG AGGCATCAGGAATCCTGAAGGTCCGAGCTCTGAAGGATTTTTGGAACCTCCATGACCCGACTGCTCTCAATGTCCGGGCAGGAGACGTCATCACG GTCCTGGAGCAGCACCCGGATGGGCGATGGAAGGGGCACATCCACGACGCTCAGAAAGGCACCGATCGGGTCGGGTACTTCCCCCCCTCCATCGCTGAAGTCATCAGTAAACGAACAG GCATGGTTGTCCCCCGCATGATGCCCACGCACCAGCGCCAGGGTTCCCCCGGGGCCCTCCTGGTCCCCCCCGGTGGGCCGCAGCACCTCCCTGACGAGTGTCCTCACCAGGCAGCCCCGAGCGTCCCAGCGGCCTATGGCCACCTCACCCTCACCCGGTCGGCCCCGGGCCCTGACAGCTCAG CAGGAGACAGGAACAGCGTGGGCAGCGAGGGCAGCATCGGCAGCATccgcagcgccggcagcggccaGAGCACCGAGGGCACCAACGGGCAGAGCACCAGCATCCTCATCGAGAATGCCAGG CCGCTGCCCTCCACCGGCGACGACCTCCAGCAGCACCTTTCGGGATCGGAGCCGCACAACGGGCAGCTGACCTCCGCGCCAG GGCCACAGGGCCACCAGACCCCGGGCAGCTGCCCACCTGGAGACAGGGTCTTCTCCCACCAGTTCTTGCGGCCGGAGCAGCTCCTCGAGGGGAAG GACGCAGAAGCCATTTACAACTGGCTGAGCGAGTTCCAGCTGGAGTCATACACCGCCAACTTCCTCAATGCCGGCTACGATGTCCCCACCATCAGCCGCATGACCCCAGAG GATCTGACGGCCATTGGTGTGACCAAACCAGGCCACAGGAAGAAAATCTCCACCGAGATCGGGCAGCTCAGCATCGCCGAGTGGCTGCCCAACTACGTCCCG GCTGACCTGATGGACTGGCTCAGTGCCATCGGGTTGCCCCAGTACCACAAAAAGCTGGTGAACAACGGCTACGACTCCATCACCATTGTGACGGACCTGACGTGGGAAGATCTGCAAGAGATCGGCATAAACAAGCTGG GTCACCAGAAGAAGATCATGCTGGCTGTTAAGAAGCTCAGAGACCTCCGCAAAAGCCTCAACCAAGCAGAATCAACTCTGGCAAGACGCAAAGTCCCCGGTGCCCTGGACATCGTCACCATCGAGTCGCTGGAGAACGGAGAGTGCCAGTCCCCGCACACCCCCAAAATGATGACCTTCCAGGACAGTGAGCTCAGCTACGAGCTCCAGACGGCCATGTCCAACAGCTGCCACGAGACGCTCGGCATCAAGAGCAGCCAGGGGATGTCACGGAGCCAGGAGAGCATCGGGGTGCGGTCCCGGGGCTCGGGGCACTCGCAGGACAACGTGCTGTCCCGGCACCTCTCCAGCCCCTCGCAGGAGAGCCTGGGCAgcggggagagcagcagcagcagcgggcagTCCTGCGCGCCACCCCGCAGCAAGGAGAGCCCGGCCAGCCTGCCAGGACGGCCCAGTCCCGAGCCCTATGGGAAGCTCGTCTCCCCCGAGGGGCTGATCAGCTATGCCAATGGTGGCGGGGGCAGCCCTCTCAAGGAGAGGAACCTGCCCGAAGGCACGGATCAGTACGCCCGGCCGGTGGCTCAGAAAGGCGCTGGGACACCGGCGGTCACCCCCTGTACCCCTCCCCAGACCCCCAGCAAGGCAACGGCCCCGTATGTCTTCATGTACCCGCATGTCTCCTTGAAATCCCCGACGGCCCCTTCtctcctgggagcagagcagcccaAGGCCCTGGCGCACCCGTACCCCTCCATCTCCTCCGGACAGAAGAGCAGCCTGCAGACGTCAGCCCAAAAAGCCTTCTCCTACCTGCACAGCCAGTGCGGCCCCACGGAGCCGCCCGCCATGGCGCCCACGGCTGGGGGGGCTCCAGGCGCCTGGCAGGCCGGCGAGCAGCACAACGGGGGCGAAGGCTTCAAGTACAAGAAGCGTTCGCACAGCCTGAACCGCTACGCGCTGTCGGACGGGGAgcacgaggaggaggagggggcacCCACCAGCACCCTGGGCTCCTACGCCACCCTGACGCGGCGGCCGGGCCGCAGCCAGATGCCGCGGGCCTGCCTGCAGACGGATGCCAAGGTGACCCGCAGCCAGTCCTTCGCCATCCGGGCCAAGCGCAAGGGtcctccgccgccgcctcccaAGCGCCTCAGCTCCGTCTCCAGCGCCCTCGCTGCCGAGGCAGATGGCGagcagccccccggccccgagcgacagcccgcagccccccaggacGAGGCCGACGCAGGTGCCAGCCCCGGTGACGCCAGCCGCGGCAGGACAGTGAAGAGCCTGGCAGCTGCGCTGGAGGGGACGCCGGGGGCAAGTCCGCCCAAGCCCCTCCTGGCCCCGAAACCGCTGCACGTGGCTCAGGACGGTCTCCCCGGGGCAGGTCTGGACAGCGAGTCCTACAATGGTGGTGACACCAGCAGTGCCACGCTTTCTGACGCTGGCAGCAAGCCACGGAGACGGACATTCAGCGAGCCCTGCGCTCCCATGACGGAGGTGGCGGCACAGGGTGGGCGGGAGGATGCCTGCTCGGACACAGAGGAGGAGGCCAAGCCGGGGgtctcctcctcatcctcccagAACAGCTCCAGCGAGTGCATCCCCTTTGCAGAAGAAGGCAACTTAACCATTAAACAGCGGCCAAAGCCCACGGGGCACCCCAAGGCTGACATGGCCGTGCTGGACGCAGAGCCCAGTTCCCAGCCAGCAGAGCCCCCCTGCTCCGATGGGAAGGAGCCGGTGGCGCCTGCTCCCACCAAGGAGCCACCCGTGCTGGAGTTCAACCTCACCGAGTCGGACACGGTGAAGCGCCGGCCCCGCTTCAGGGAGCGGGAGCCGCTGCAGGCGGTGCTGAAGGCGTTCAGCATGGCGGGGCAGGCGGAGGCAGGGGCCAGCCCTGCGCCCCAGTATGCCCAGGCCCAAGCGGTGAGCATCGCGGGCCCCGCCGTGTCGGCACCGGCGCCGCGGGCCGGGCTGGCTGGGGATGCCTTTGATGACGACAGTGTGGAGTTCAGGATTGCCGAGATAGAGAAAAGCATCTTGTCGCTGGAGAAGGGGATGAAAAAGGCACCGAGCCCCaccacagcccccagccccacagagctgctcggCACCACCGTGGTGAGGACGCCCGCTCCAG ACGTCCCCGCCAAGCACACCTCCGTGGCATCCACCAAGCTAGTCTTCTCCGGGCCCAAGACCATCTACCAGCAGGTCCTGCAGCCCTCCCGCCACACCGTCGCTCCCTGGGCGGCTGCCGAGACGGTGCCAGATGTGATCGGGTCCCTGGCCGGCCCCAGCTCGCTGACGCTGGAGGCGGGCAGCAAGGTGTCATCCAAGCCTTCGGCAGCTGCCCCGGGGGCCGCCCTGGCCCAGCAGCGGCTGGAACAGACCAACTCCACTCTGGCCGCCGCGCTGCAGGCAGCCGAGAAGAAGATCACGGCGGAGGAGGCGGAGAG CCACCCCGGGGCCGTGCACTCGGCCAAGAACATCCTGGAAGACATCAGCAACATGTTTGACGACCTGGCCGACCAGCTGGATGCGATGCTGGACTGA
- the CASKIN2 gene encoding caskin-2 isoform X1 has protein sequence MGREQELIQAVKNGDVPGVQKLVAKIKASKSKLLGSAKRLNVNYQDADGFSALHHAALGGSLDLILLLLEAQATVDIKDSNGMRPLHYAAWQGRVEPVRVLLRASASVNMASLDGQIPLHLSAQYGHYEVSEMLLQHQSNPCLINKAKKTPLDLACEFGRLKVAQLLLNSHLCVALLEGQSKDATDPNYTTPLHLAAKNGHKEIIRQLLKAGIEINKQTKTGTALHEAALYGKTEVVRLLLEGGVDVNIRNTYNQTALDIVNQFTTSHASKDIKQLLREASGILKVRALKDFWNLHDPTALNVRAGDVITVLEQHPDGRWKGHIHDAQKGTDRVGYFPPSIAEVISKRTGMVVPRMMPTHQRQGSPGALLVPPGGPQHLPDECPHQAAPSVPAAYGHLTLTRSAPGPDSSAGDRNSVGSEGSIGSIRSAGSGQSTEGTNGQSTSILIENARPLPSTGDDLQQHLSGSEPHNGQLTSAPGPQGHQTPGSCPPGDRVFSHQFLRPEQLLEGKDAEAIYNWLSEFQLESYTANFLNAGYDVPTISRMTPEDLTAIGVTKPGHRKKISTEIGQLSIAEWLPNYVPADLMDWLSAIGLPQYHKKLVNNGYDSITIVTDLTWEDLQEIGINKLGHQKKIMLAVKKLRDLRKSLNQAESTLARRKVPGALDIVTIESLENGECQSPHTPKMMTFQDSELSYELQTAMSNSCHETLGIKSSQGMSRSQESIGVRSRGSGHSQDNVLSRHLSSPSQESLGSGESSSSSGQSCAPPRSKESPASLPGRPSPEPYGKLVSPEGLISYANGGGGSPLKERNLPEGTDQYARPVAQKGAGTPAVTPCTPPQTPSKATAPYVFMYPHVSLKSPTAPSLLGAEQPKALAHPYPSISSGQKSSLQTSAQKAFSYLHSQCGPTEPPAMAPTAGGAPGAWQAGEQHNGGEGFKYKKRSHSLNRYALSDGEHEEEEGAPTSTLGSYATLTRRPGRSQMPRACLQTDAKVTRSQSFAIRAKRKGPPPPPPKRLSSVSSALAAEADGEQPPGPERQPAAPQDEADAGASPGDASRGRTVKSLAAALEGTPGASPPKPLLAPKPLHVAQDGLPGAGLDSESYNGGDTSSATLSDAGSKPRRRTFSEPCAPMTEVAAQGGREDACSDTEEEAKPGVSSSSSQNSSSECIPFAEEGNLTIKQRPKPTGHPKADMAVLDAEPSSQPAEPPCSDGKEPVAPAPTKEPPVLEFNLTESDTVKRRPRFREREPLQAVLKAFSMAGQAEAGASPAPQYAQAQAVSIAGPAVSAPAPRAGLAGDAFDDDSVEFRIAEIEKSILSLEKGMKKAPSPTTAPSPTELLGTTVVRTPAPDVPAKHTSVASTKLVFSGPKTIYQQVLQPSRHTVAPWAAAETVPDVIGSLAGPSSLTLEAGSKVSSKPSAAAPGAALAQQRLEQTNSTLAAALQAAEKKITAEEAESHPGAVHSAKNILEDISNMFDDLADQLDAMLD, from the exons agctcctgggGTCTGCCAAGCGCCTGAACGTGAACTACCAGGATGCGGACGG GTTCTCGGCACTGCACCACGCGGCTCTGGGCGGCAGCCTGGACCtcatcttgctgctgctggaggcacaGGCCACTGTCGACATCAAGGACAGCAATG GGATGCGCCCCCTGCACTACGCGGCCTGGCAGGGGCGCGTGGAGCCAGTGCGGGTGCTGCTGCGTGCCTCTGCCTCCGTCAACATGGCCTCGCTGGATGGGCAGATCCCGCTGCACCTCTCCGCACAGTACGGCCACTACGAGGTG TCGGAGATGCTGCTCCAGCACCAGTCCAACCCCTGCCTCATCAACAAGGCGAAGAAAACCCCCCTGGACCTGGCCTGCGAGTTCGGGCGGCTGAAG gtggctcagctgctgctcaACAGCCACCTGTGCGTTGCCCTGCTGGAGGGACAGTCCAAGGATGCCACCGACCCCAACTACACCACCCCGCTGCACCTGGCAGCCAAGAATGGGCACAAGGAGATCATCAG gcagctgctgaaggCGGGGATCGAGATCAACAAGCAGACGAAGACGGGCACGGCCCTGCACGAGGCTGCGCTCTACGGCAAAACAGAGGTGGTGCGGTTGCTGCTGGAG GGCGGCGTTGACGTGAACATCAGGAACACCTACAACCAGACGGCACTGGATATCGTGAACCAGTTCACCACCTCGCACGCCAGCAAGGACATCAAGCAGCTGCTGAGAG AGGCATCAGGAATCCTGAAGGTCCGAGCTCTGAAGGATTTTTGGAACCTCCATGACCCGACTGCTCTCAATGTCCGGGCAGGAGACGTCATCACG GTCCTGGAGCAGCACCCGGATGGGCGATGGAAGGGGCACATCCACGACGCTCAGAAAGGCACCGATCGGGTCGGGTACTTCCCCCCCTCCATCGCTGAAGTCATCAGTAAACGAACAG GCATGGTTGTCCCCCGCATGATGCCCACGCACCAGCGCCAGGGTTCCCCCGGGGCCCTCCTGGTCCCCCCCGGTGGGCCGCAGCACCTCCCTGACGAGTGTCCTCACCAGGCAGCCCCGAGCGTCCCAGCGGCCTATGGCCACCTCACCCTCACCCGGTCGGCCCCGGGCCCTGACAGCTCAG CAGGAGACAGGAACAGCGTGGGCAGCGAGGGCAGCATCGGCAGCATccgcagcgccggcagcggccaGAGCACCGAGGGCACCAACGGGCAGAGCACCAGCATCCTCATCGAGAATGCCAGG CCGCTGCCCTCCACCGGCGACGACCTCCAGCAGCACCTTTCGGGATCGGAGCCGCACAACGGGCAGCTGACCTCCGCGCCAG GGCCACAGGGCCACCAGACCCCGGGCAGCTGCCCACCTGGAGACAGGGTCTTCTCCCACCAGTTCTTGCGGCCGGAGCAGCTCCTCGAGGGGAAG GACGCAGAAGCCATTTACAACTGGCTGAGCGAGTTCCAGCTGGAGTCATACACCGCCAACTTCCTCAATGCCGGCTACGATGTCCCCACCATCAGCCGCATGACCCCAGAG GATCTGACGGCCATTGGTGTGACCAAACCAGGCCACAGGAAGAAAATCTCCACCGAGATCGGGCAGCTCAGCATCGCCGAGTGGCTGCCCAACTACGTCCCG GCTGACCTGATGGACTGGCTCAGTGCCATCGGGTTGCCCCAGTACCACAAAAAGCTGGTGAACAACGGCTACGACTCCATCACCATTGTGACGGACCTGACGTGGGAAGATCTGCAAGAGATCGGCATAAACAAGCTGG GTCACCAGAAGAAGATCATGCTGGCTGTTAAGAAGCTCAGAGACCTCCGCAAAAGCCTCAACCAAGCAGAATCAACTCTGGCAAGACGCAAAGTCCCCGGTGCCCTGGACATCGTCACCATCGAGTCGCTGGAGAACGGAGAGTGCCAGTCCCCGCACACCCCCAAAATGATGACCTTCCAGGACAGTGAGCTCAGCTACGAGCTCCAGACGGCCATGTCCAACAGCTGCCACGAGACGCTCGGCATCAAGAGCAGCCAGGGGATGTCACGGAGCCAGGAGAGCATCGGGGTGCGGTCCCGGGGCTCGGGGCACTCGCAGGACAACGTGCTGTCCCGGCACCTCTCCAGCCCCTCGCAGGAGAGCCTGGGCAgcggggagagcagcagcagcagcgggcagTCCTGCGCGCCACCCCGCAGCAAGGAGAGCCCGGCCAGCCTGCCAGGACGGCCCAGTCCCGAGCCCTATGGGAAGCTCGTCTCCCCCGAGGGGCTGATCAGCTATGCCAATGGTGGCGGGGGCAGCCCTCTCAAGGAGAGGAACCTGCCCGAAGGCACGGATCAGTACGCCCGGCCGGTGGCTCAGAAAGGCGCTGGGACACCGGCGGTCACCCCCTGTACCCCTCCCCAGACCCCCAGCAAGGCAACGGCCCCGTATGTCTTCATGTACCCGCATGTCTCCTTGAAATCCCCGACGGCCCCTTCtctcctgggagcagagcagcccaAGGCCCTGGCGCACCCGTACCCCTCCATCTCCTCCGGACAGAAGAGCAGCCTGCAGACGTCAGCCCAAAAAGCCTTCTCCTACCTGCACAGCCAGTGCGGCCCCACGGAGCCGCCCGCCATGGCGCCCACGGCTGGGGGGGCTCCAGGCGCCTGGCAGGCCGGCGAGCAGCACAACGGGGGCGAAGGCTTCAAGTACAAGAAGCGTTCGCACAGCCTGAACCGCTACGCGCTGTCGGACGGGGAgcacgaggaggaggagggggcacCCACCAGCACCCTGGGCTCCTACGCCACCCTGACGCGGCGGCCGGGCCGCAGCCAGATGCCGCGGGCCTGCCTGCAGACGGATGCCAAGGTGACCCGCAGCCAGTCCTTCGCCATCCGGGCCAAGCGCAAGGGtcctccgccgccgcctcccaAGCGCCTCAGCTCCGTCTCCAGCGCCCTCGCTGCCGAGGCAGATGGCGagcagccccccggccccgagcgacagcccgcagccccccaggacGAGGCCGACGCAGGTGCCAGCCCCGGTGACGCCAGCCGCGGCAGGACAGTGAAGAGCCTGGCAGCTGCGCTGGAGGGGACGCCGGGGGCAAGTCCGCCCAAGCCCCTCCTGGCCCCGAAACCGCTGCACGTGGCTCAGGACGGTCTCCCCGGGGCAGGTCTGGACAGCGAGTCCTACAATGGTGGTGACACCAGCAGTGCCACGCTTTCTGACGCTGGCAGCAAGCCACGGAGACGGACATTCAGCGAGCCCTGCGCTCCCATGACGGAGGTGGCGGCACAGGGTGGGCGGGAGGATGCCTGCTCGGACACAGAGGAGGAGGCCAAGCCGGGGgtctcctcctcatcctcccagAACAGCTCCAGCGAGTGCATCCCCTTTGCAGAAGAAGGCAACTTAACCATTAAACAGCGGCCAAAGCCCACGGGGCACCCCAAGGCTGACATGGCCGTGCTGGACGCAGAGCCCAGTTCCCAGCCAGCAGAGCCCCCCTGCTCCGATGGGAAGGAGCCGGTGGCGCCTGCTCCCACCAAGGAGCCACCCGTGCTGGAGTTCAACCTCACCGAGTCGGACACGGTGAAGCGCCGGCCCCGCTTCAGGGAGCGGGAGCCGCTGCAGGCGGTGCTGAAGGCGTTCAGCATGGCGGGGCAGGCGGAGGCAGGGGCCAGCCCTGCGCCCCAGTATGCCCAGGCCCAAGCGGTGAGCATCGCGGGCCCCGCCGTGTCGGCACCGGCGCCGCGGGCCGGGCTGGCTGGGGATGCCTTTGATGACGACAGTGTGGAGTTCAGGATTGCCGAGATAGAGAAAAGCATCTTGTCGCTGGAGAAGGGGATGAAAAAGGCACCGAGCCCCaccacagcccccagccccacagagctgctcggCACCACCGTGGTGAGGACGCCCGCTCCAG ACGTCCCCGCCAAGCACACCTCCGTGGCATCCACCAAGCTAGTCTTCTCCGGGCCCAAGACCATCTACCAGCAGGTCCTGCAGCCCTCCCGCCACACCGTCGCTCCCTGGGCGGCTGCCGAGACGGTGCCAGATGTGATCGGGTCCCTGGCCGGCCCCAGCTCGCTGACGCTGGAGGCGGGCAGCAAGGTGTCATCCAAGCCTTCGGCAGCTGCCCCGGGGGCCGCCCTGGCCCAGCAGCGGCTGGAACAGACCAACTCCACTCTGGCCGCCGCGCTGCAGGCAGCCGAGAAGAAGATCACGGCGGAGGAGGCGGAGAG CCACCCCGGGGCCGTGCACTCGGCCAAGAACATCCTGGAAGACATCAGCAACATGTTTGACGACCTGGCCGACCAGCTGGATGCGATGCTGGACTGA